The nucleotide sequence TCTGTCAAAAACAATAATGGTATTATTAACAGAAAAACCGAGAATGGTTAAAAGCGCGGCGACAAAAGTCAAATCAATCTCCACATTATAATAATGGCCAAGAAAAGCGAAAATACCGGCTACAATTAAAATATCATGAAGAAGCATTACGACAGAAATCACGCCATACTTCCATGACTGTACCGGTTTAGAAACCTGCCTAAAAGCATAAGCGATGTAAGCAATAATAGCTAATAGAACGAGGAGAATAGAATAAACAGCTTTGTTCCTTAATTCCTTGCCAATAAGCGACCCTACGGATTCAAAACGCACTTCGCTCACGCCTTCAAAATTTTTTATTAATTTATCAAATATCTGGCTGTGCAAATTTTCATTCAATTCCTTGGATTTAATAATAACTCCTTGGTCTCCCACCGGCTGAATAGTTAAAGTACCTAAATTAAATTCTTGCAAGGCATTCTCTATGGCAACATTATCAGGACGTTCAATAAATGACAATTCCCAAAGAGTGCCACCAGTAAAATCAATGCTCGGTTTCAACCCCCAAGTGATTAAAGCGAGGATACTCGCGAGCGCCAAAATACCGGCAATAGTAAACCAAATTTTCCTTGTTTTGATTATTTGCATATTATTCAATTTTATTTTTAACTCCATACCACCAATTTTTACTGAACCGGTTAGACCCTAACTTAAGGAATATTCTGCTAACGGTGATGGCGGAAAACATACTGACAATAACACCAACGCCAAGAGTAATGGCAAATCCTTTAACAATACTAGTGGTAAAGGTCGCCAAAATAACACAAGATATGAGGGTGGTGACGTTGCTATCGCGTATTGAAGGCCAGGCGCGCTTAAATCCATCGTCAATGGCTGACCCCAAGGATTTCCCGCTTTTTAATTCTTCTTTCAATCTTTCAAAAATAAGCACGTTAGCGTCAATGGCCATGCCAATAGAAAGAATAAAACCCGCAATACCGGAAAGTGTTAATGTCACGGGAATAATTTTAAACAGGGCTAAAACAATGGCGCCGTAAACAATCAATGCCAAAGAAGACCAAAATCCCGGCAAGCGATAGTAAATTATCATAAAAATCATAACCAAAAGAATACCAATAAGCCCCGCCGTCAAACTATCATTGACCGATTGGTTGCCAAGCGTGGCTCCGACTGTCTGTTGGCTGACTAATTTAATGGGTACCGGCAAAGCGCCCGCGTTCAAACGGCGAGAAAGAGTTTTGGCCTCGTCAATGTTAAAATCACCGGTAATAACCGCTTTGCCATCGCGGATAGGTTCATTAACCCTTGGGATACTTAGGGCTTCGCCGTCCAAAAAAATTGCCACCGGCTCTCCGACATTTCTTTCAGTAATTTCTCCAAAAAGCTTTTTACCCTCATCATTGAATTCCAACCCGACTTCCGCCGCGCCGGTATTTTGGTCAAACTGAACCATTGATTTTTTTAATTGAACACCGGTCAAACCGGTAACTTTCCAGGGGTCTTGCGGTCCCAAGATATCCTGCTCGGTTTGCTTTTTTAAAAAGATATTTTTTACCTGATATTCAACCAGCGACCGCTCGTCGGATTTATAAATAAGATGATAGCCAAAATCCGTTTCTACGGGTTCAGAAATTTCCCCCGTTGCCATAGCAAAAACTTTTTCCTCAAACGGTGGGACCATTTTGCCTTTCCCAAAAAATCCCAGCCCGCCGCCTTCAGAAGAAGTACCCGTGTCATTGGAATACGTTTTAGCAAGAACGGCAAAATTCTCCGGCGTGACCTGGCTCTTAACCTCGTTAATCTTCGCCAAGGCCTCGTCTTTGGTTAATTCCGTGGGACAATTGGACGCGCCCTTATAGCAAATCAAGATATGGCTGGCTTCCACTTCTTTTTCTTCTTCAATACGGTCAATGGGTTTAATAATGTAATAACCGCTGGTCATCTCAACCAATTTATTATAAACCGCGTTCAGCTCGGCTTTTTTAGCCGCTTCAAAAATCGGTGAGAACAAACGCTCACTCACCATCATCGGTAAAACCGTACCCTCGGTTTTTTCTTCAATTAATTTATCAAAACCGGCTTCATCGGCTCCAAGCGCTTGAATTAAAACCTCTTCCGCCTTAATTTTTACTTCCTTATTATTTTTTTCCAATTGACTTTTTTCTTCGGCGGTGAGCTCGCGCACATCTTTGTTTTGCTCCTTAAATTCCAGCATCGGAGTTTCGCCTATCATTTCAATGGCTTTGTGAACATCTTTGATTCCGGCTAATTCCACCACTACTCGCCAGCTGTCTCCGGTTTTGGTGGTCTGAATCACCGGCTCGGAAACGCCGAAAGCGTTAACGCGCCTTTCAATAACATCGCGCGCGCCGGCGACAGCGTCGCTTCTTTCGGCTGACGGGATATTTGCCATATCCGCTTCATAAACCAAGTGCGTACCGCCGAGTAAATCCAAACCTAAACGAAAAGGCAGATTATAAAAATGGGGAACATCTATTTTTAGACTATCCTCAACCCAATCGGCTCCTTTATCCCAATACATCGGCGCATCCAACGCCACGGCCAAAATAGCTAAAACTAAAATAAAAAATACCGCCCATCTGACTTTCCCCCGCGGGGTGGGCTTGAAAATCACGCTAAACAGTTTGGTAAAGAATTTCTTCATAGTTTAAAACTTAATTGTGGATAAAAGATAAACTTTCTATATTTTAGCTAAAACCGTTGCATTTGGCAAGTTTAACGGAAAATCACAAAACTGTCACTTCTTTGAGGGAAAAATCTACGATTTTGTCCATGTCTCGAAATAAAAATTTTCCTTTAAATCTTTTATTGTCTAAAAATAACGGAATCCAGTATTTATCATCCGGCCACATTTCTTCAAATGGAATTTCCTTAACCCTAAACCAGCGCGGTTTCATTTCCTCTGTTTCCAATGGCTCACCCTCAAAATTATCGGCTTTAAAAAAATGAACTTCTAAAATTTCGGGGTTATTCTTAAACTCAAAATTAATAATACCGACTTCTTCCAATTCTTTAGCAAAAATACCGGCCTCTTCCCGCAATTCCCGCCGCGCCGCTTCTTTTATATCTTCCTTATCTTCCACCTTCCCGCCGAATCCATTCCATCTCCCTTCGCCAAATCCGCGCTTCTTCATCCCGAGAAGAATTTTGTTATTTTTGTAAATAATGGAAAGGGTCAAAATCTTCTTTGCCATAATCGACCGCAGAACTTAACTAATAAAATTATAAATCAAAATAATTTCTTTTGGTTTTATAACTTTCTACTGCCAGTTTACACATCTCAAACAAGGGCTCCGGGGAATTATCAATCTCATACCAATCCCATTCCCCGATAGATTTTTCCGGTTCCATCACCTTCGGCTCACCATTTTCCCAATCCGCGATAACCCCAATATGCACATAATGTTTGGGGGCGTATTTTTTAACATTCGCCAGATATTGAAATTTGATATTTTTAATTTCTATCCCGCTTTCTTCCCTTGTTTCCCGTTTTGCACAATCCTTGAATGATTCCATATATTCAAGATGACCTCCGGGAAATGAGTACTCCCCTTCTCCATGCGAACCCTTTCTTTTATGAAGTAAAATTTTCCCATCCTTAAAAATCATAACCCCAACTCCGACCTTTGGTTTATCGTTTTCCATATTTATATTTTTTATTATTGCAGTTTACAAATCCTCCTCTGCTATTACCTTAACCCCACTCTTTTTTAATAAAGCGGCGGTTACTCCGTCGCCCTTGATGGTTTTACCGGAAAAAGTGCCATCGTAAATCTTACCGCAACCGCAGGAAGGGCTTTTTTGTTTCAAAATCGCTTCCTTCACGCCATAGAGTTTTGCTATCCTTAAAACCTCCTTTGCGCCCTTGGTAAAATTTTCTGAAATATTTTTCCCTGACTTTGTAAACACTTTCTTACCTTTTTGTTCTGCCGGTTCTCTGGGCGTTGTCAAACCGCCCAATTGTTCAGGACAAACGGGAATTAAAATTTCTTTTTTGAAAAGGTTAATAACTTTTTTGTTTCTTTTTCCTCTGCCGTCATAGCGGCATTTTATCCCCAATAAACAAGCGCTACAAATTTTTATATTTTTATTTTTCATAACATTTTCTTATTTGCAACCCCGGGTTGGCAAGGGAAAATAATCTTAAAATAAATTGTCATACAAATCTTTCCAATTAGGATTATCTTTTTCGATAAGTTCTATTTTCTTCTGTCTAGAACCGCCCTTAATTTGCTTCTCTCTTTTTATTGCTTCCTCTATACTATCAAATGGTTCAAAATATATTAATTTATTTATGTTATATCTTGCCGTAAACCCCTTTGTTATCTTTTCTTTATGCTCATAAATTCTACGCGGCAAATTACCAGTCACTCCCGTATATAAAGTAGTATTGGTCTTATTAGCCATTATATAAACAAAATAATACTCGTGTTGCATAATTGTGCTAAACTACTATTGTCTTTGCGACCCCGCCTTGGCGGGGGAAGCAATCTCTAATACAAGACTCCTGCTCAAAGCTAAATATCAGGGATTGCTTCGTCGTCGTCCCAAAAACTTGGGACTCCTCCTCGCAATGACAATGAGGGATTTTTGATTTTATTTCTATGTTCAGGGGCATTATTTACCAATATATTCAAATCTCGAAATTTTCTTTCCGTTAACCTCAGCTTCTTCGGTAAACATTTTCAACGGTCACGCCCATAAATCATGATTTCCATAAAGGGCATGATATACCACTAATTCCTCTAATGTTTCGCTGTGTTTGGCGACAACAATCACTTCGTATTCATTACCCTTGTAATGTCTATATTTTCCTAATTTGAGCATATTATTTACTACGGCACTTTTTAACACGCTTGCATATTTCCGTAATAATCGTTTTCTTTCCGGCGCCATATTTGGGATAATTGTCAGCATACTTACGATATAATTCTTTTTTCGCCGCACTATACAACTCTCTATCTTTTTTATTTTCCAATAAATAATCACGAAAGGCCAAGATATTTTTAATTTCTGGATGACCTTCGGGAAGAATATGGACGCTGGTTAATCTTTCGCCCTCCGCATCGTCTTCCGTAAAATATTCTTCGCCAATACCCGTATAATCGCCGCGAGGTATAAATCCCCAGTCTGCCATCTTAGTTGCTTTTTCATGTACTTTTCGCAAATCCTTAACCACTACTAAAATATCAATTTGCGGTTTGGCGACCATGCCCGGGATTGAAGTGCTGCCGATATGATGGATTGCTAACACCTCATTGCCAAGGACGTCTAAAATCAGTTTTTTCTTTTCCGCAAATTGCCGAGGCCAGATTGGGTCATATTTAACTAACCAATAGGGACGATGTTTTTTCATAAATTTTAGACCTCACAGTGACACTTATTTAATAGATAATTACTCCGTTAAACGAACCTATTCCCCTGCTATTTCATTAGTTACTTTTAAAATAACATTTTCGGCTTCCGAAGTGTCAATTTTAACACCTACTTTATTATTTTCTATGTTCTTAAAAAATTCCGTTATATTAATTGCTTTTAACCTTCTGTACTTTAAATCGTCATTCTCTCCTGACCCCATGGCCTCATTAATTTTAATAACATTACTAAAATCGTTGTACAAATCCATAAATGAATTAAAAGCCGGAATTTTATTATTTTCCTTAAAATTTTTAAACTCTGCTTCTAATTTATCTAAAATGTCGGGATAATACTTTTTAACTCTTCCCATGCCTCTAGTAAAAGCGTCTTTCTCTTTTTTTAAATTTTTTTCTGTCTCATTTTTTTCTCTTCTAATGTCTTTGTTAAACTCATCCTGTCGCAAATGCCCAAGTTCATGAATTATCACCGCCCAGGAATAAAACAAATCGCCCCGGGGGTATCTAATTTCGAAATTTCTGCTATCCTCTAAAATTCTTCCCGTTCCCTGTACTTCTAAGGGCCAATTCAAAGACCTTAATTTTTTAGAAAAATTTTGAGGCAAATCATCTAGAGCAATAATATTTTCCTTTTTTATCTCGTATTTATTTGTCTTGCGCTGTTCAAAATTCATATTATTTTTTATAACACTTTTTATACCTCTTGACTTTACCATACGACCTTGGTAGACTTGAGCTAGTGGTGAAGGGAGGGACCCGCCCCGATCTTCATTGTGGTAATCCCACAATGTGAAATATTCACTTAAATCGGGTTGCCGTCGTAATCGCGATACGACGGCTTTTTTCTTTTATCTGCCGTGACACTTCTTATATTTCTTCCCACTCCCGCCCCGTCATTCAATGGGACTCTACTCGGTTAAAATTATTAACTATTTTTCCCGCAACAATGTTTATACTTTTTCGGCGTGCCATCGGGTTTGGTCGCTCCGCACGGGCACGGGTCGTTGCGACCGACTTTTTTTACCTTTTCCACACCCTCTTCATTTTTTGTGGTTCTTTCGCTCGTCTTCGCCGGCGCGCTCATTATAAGGTTTTTAGTGAACGGACTCGCCGCTAACGCCGCCTGTGCCAAACCGACTTTATAAATACTGTAAACAACTTCTTTCTCAATCATCGCCACCAGTTCGTTGTACATTCTAAATGACTCCTTTTTATATTCTACCAAAGGGTCGCGCTGGCCATAACCACGCAAGCCGATGCCGGTGCGCATATAACTCATAGCGTCCAAATGTTCCACCCACAAAGAATCAATGGCGCGAAGCAAAATGTTCTTTTCTATCATTACGAATAACGCCGGGTCGGAAAAATTAGCGGCCATTTTTTTATAACTGGCGAGTGCCAAATCGTAAAGATAATTAATAATCACATCGCGCGCCTGCGCGTCCTGTTCTTTCCCGCCGGCCTTTTCTCTTAAATCATCAAGCTTCAAACGAACGTCATCCGGCAACGGGAAAATAGTACTCACCGCCTCTTTTATTTCTTCCAAGTCCCAATTTTTTTCTTCATCATGAGCGGTATGAAAAAGAACAATCTGTTCAATTTCCTTTTTAACCATCGCTAAGATTGTTTCCCTTTCTTTATCAGATTGTAAAACCTCCCGCCGGCGGCGGTAAATCGCTTCTCTTTGCTTATTTAAAACGTCGTCATATTCAACCAAGTGTTTGCGAATATCAAAATGATGGCCTTCAACTTTGGTTTGGGCTGATTCAATGGATTTAGAAACCAGTCCGTTTTGAATCGGCATGTCCTCCGGAACTTTTAAGGTCGTCATAATGGATTTTAGGCGGTCGGAACCAAAAATGCGCATCAAATCGTCTTCCAAAGAAAGATAAAATTGCGTCGCGCCCGGATCGCCCTGACGGCCGGCGCGACCGCGCAACTGATTATCTATGCGCCGCGACTCATGCCGTTCGGTGCCGATAACGCAAAGCCCACCCAGCTCGCAAACTTTTTTCGCTTCCTCGGCATTCGGCGGATTCCCACCCAAAACTATATCCACGCCGCGGCCGGCCATATTAGTGGCAATGGTCACCGCGCCCAATCTGCCGGCTTGCGCGATAATCTCCGCCTCTTTCTCGTGGTGCTTGGCGTTCAAAACCTGATGCGGCACGCCTTCCCTTTCCAAAATTTCACTTAGCATTTCATTTTTTTCTATGGAAATCGTGCCCACCAGCACCGGCTGACCCTTAGTATGACGCTCTTTAATTTCTTTGGCCACGGCCGTAAATTTTCCCATTTCCGTTTTATAAATCTTATCGGAATAATCGCGGCGAATCATGGGTTTATTGGTTGGGATGGCTGAAACTTCCAGTTTATAAATTTTTGAGAACTCTTCTGCTTCGGTGACGGCCGTGCCAGTCATGCCGGATAATTTTTTATACAAACGGAATAAATTTTGAAAAGTAATGGTGGCCATGGTCTGGCTCTCGCGTTTAATCTCCACGCCTTCTTTGGCTTCAATCGCCTGATGCAAGCCCTCGCTGTAACGCCGTCCGTACATCAAGCGTCCGGTGAATTCATCAACAATCAAAATCTCGCCGTCCTTAACCACGTAATCTCGGTCTATTTTAAATAAAGTATGGGCTTTCAACGCCTGCTCTATGTGATGGACGGTGGAAATCCCGCCGCTGGTGTAGATATTGTCCACGCCCAGCCATTTTTCCATTTTGGAAATACCCTCGGCGCTTAAAGTGGCGGTGCGCATTTTTTCGTCAATGTTATAATCCTCATTTTCTTTGAGCTGGCTTACCAAATTGGCAAATTGATAATACTGTTCCGTTGATTCTTCGGCCGGAGCAGAAATAATCAACGGCGTGCGCGCTTCATCAATCAAGATACTGTCAACTTCATCCACGATAGCGTAATTTAATTCCCGCTGGGAAACCTGCTCTAAATTAATCGCCATATTGTCGCGCAGATAATCAAAACCAAATTCATTATTGGTCCCGTAAAGGATATCGCAGGCGTAGGCCTCGCGGCGCGACACCGGCCGCAAAAAATCCTGGCGCACTTTAAATCCGCCTTCAATATCTCTCTTTTCATCTTCCTCCGCGCTGGCGAAAGAGGCGTCATAAACAAAAGAGCTTTCGTGCTGGATACAGCCGACTGAAAGCCCTAAAAAATTATGAACTTGCCCCATCCAAACGGCATCGCGACGCGACAAATAATCATTGACTGTCACCACGTGCACACCCGCGCCGGTTAAAGCGTTGAGATACGACGGCAGGGTTGCCACCAAAGTTTTTCCTTCACCGGTTTTCATTTCAGCAATCTGCCCCCAATGTAAAACTATGCCGCCAATAAGCTGAACATCATAATGCCGCTGACCGAGAGTACGGCGGGCGGCTTCACGGACCACCGCAAACGCTTCAGGTAAAATATCATCAAGTGTTTTCCCCTGCGCCAGCTCCGCTTTAAATCTCGCTGTTTGCGATTTTAATTCCTCATCAGACATTGGCCGGAATTTATTTTCCAAAAGGTTTATTTTTTCAATAATCGGCCTGACTTTTTTTAGAACTTTTTCATTCGGGTCGCCGAAAATCTTTGTTAAAAACGACATATTTTAAAATATTTTATACAATTAGATTGCTTTCATTGTATCTTAAATATGGATTTAAAGCAAGATATTGACAAAAATTTTAAAAAGGTTATTATTAAGCAATGAGTTCTTTCATAAACAAAAAACAGGGAGTTAAAAATGTCTGAAAAGAAATCAAACGGCTATATCGTCGTATTCCAGTACACAGAAAAAGCTGGTCTTTATGCCGGGAGGATTAGCTGGACAGAATACGCAAGCAAGAGGGAGTTTGACCAAAAATACAGAGAAAAAATTAAAAAGAAAGGACACAAAAAAATAATTGCCGAAGGAGTTATGTCAAAAAAAGCCGCGGAAATGCCTATGATAATACTAGAACCGATCTGTCTAAAACCACTTGAAATCAAAGCTAGAATTGTGACGATTAAAATGAAAAATGGGAAATAGCTCCAAAACATAAAATCCCCGCACATCTAAATGTGGCGAGGATTTTTTATTTTAAAATAATACTATCCCCTAATAAAACATTTCTCGCAGACGGATTTATAAGTATAGGTGCCATCTTCGGGAATAACCGGCGGCAGGCCGCTAAGCAACGGCTCCGAGTTTTTAAACACTTGCGTATATTCCGCTTCCAGATTGCCGCAATCTTCGCAAATCGCCTTTTTATAAAAAACATTTTTGGGGTTTAACTCCAATAAATTTTGAACCAGCCGAAACGTTTCTCCGCGATAATCTATATTAAGTCCGGCGGCCACCACTTCTATCCCCCGCTCTAAAATTTTCCTTATAATCTCCGCTTCTGATTCTTCAAACATATGCAGTTCATCAACCCCGATAATCGGAACATCGCTGTCCAGAACTTCGGTTAAATTTTCCACTTTTTTAGCGTCCAGTTCCAACCCTGCCCGCGACCAAATTTTTTCGTCGCGGACATTTTTTATTGAATGAAACATTAAAAATTTTGTTCCGTTATCTTTCAGGGAGTTAAAATGATTTATCAAATGCAAAGATTTGCCGCTTTTCATCGGCCCCAAAATAAGAGTCAGATTTGTTTGATTTTGAAATCCCATAACTAAAATCCTATAAATTGCACTTCCTCCTCTAATCTCAAACCAAACTTAGCAAAAACTTTTTCTTTAATCAAGTTGGTTAAATTTAAAATATCTTTAGCCGTGGCCTTATTCTGATTTAAAATAAAATTGGCGTGCTTTATGGAAACTCGCGCTCCGCCGATTATCTGTCCTTTTAATCCGCACTGCTCTATAAGCCAACCGGCGGGAATTATCCCTTTTAACGAAAATTCTTCCCGAACGATTGCGCTGACTCTTTCTTTTTCTTTCCCGTCTAATTTATCCAAATAAACATTTTTAAACATACAGCCGGCCGTTGGATGCGAAACGTCCTGACCTTGCGTCTTTTTTGTCAGATATTCCTGAATCTTCCGATTGCTGGCTTCCTTATCGCCCGGTTTTAGATTAAGCACGGCCCGCAAAATTATATCTCCATTATTTTTAAAATCGCTGTGTCGATAAGAAAAACCGCAACTTTTATTATCCAAAATAACTATTTCTCCGTTTCGTAAAACTTCCACGCTTTCCACTATGTCTTTAATTTCCCCGCCCCACGCGCCGGCATTGCCGCGAATCGCTCCGCCCAAAGTTCCGGGAATCCCCGCCGCCCATTCCAATCCGCTTAAATTATTATTCACTGAAAACATCAATAATTTATTTAAATTAACTCCCGCTCCGGCCGTGATTTTATCAGCGGATATTTTAAGTTCGTCAAAATCAATCTTAATAACCAAACCGGCAAATCCCTCATCCGCAACAAGGATATTGCTTCCCCCGCTCAAAACAAAAACGGGAAGATTGTCTTCCCCTGCCGCTCTTATCGCGCTTTTTAATTCCTCAATGTCTTTTACCTCCAGAAAATATCTGGCCGGTCCGCCGATTTTAAAAGTGGTGTATGGCGCTAAAGGTTCGTCTATTTTTATATTTTGTAATTTATTTAATTCTGACATACAACGAATTAACAAGTTGAGAGATACGAAGCAAAAATTATGAATTAGGAATTAGGAGTTAGGAGTTAGGAGTTACAAGTTATAAGTTACGAGTTGCGAGTTTTAATTTCTGAATTATCTTCACTGGCATATCCCCTGCCCCCAAAAGCAAAATCACGTCTGTTTGGTCAAGGACACGCGCGATTTCCCTTTCAGTATAATCTATATCCGGCGTATAAATCACCTCCCTCTCGCGATTATTTGATTTGTCATGCCTTTTTATGGCTTCCACCAGTTTTTGCGAATTTACATCCTCATCGTCTTTTTCCTCACGACCGGCCACATCGTATATTTCATTAATAATAACCAAATCGGCTTCGTCCAGAGATTTTACAAAATTTACAAATAAATTCTTGGTGCGATTATGCTGATGGGGCTGGAAAACCGCCACCACGCGCCGATGCGGATAAAAATCCTTAGCCGCTCTCAAAACCGCGCGCAAAGACGTGGGATGATGGGCATAATCGGAAATAAAAATCGCGCCATCTTTCTCGCCGATTTTTTCAAACCTCCGCCAAGCCCCCTGATAATTTTCTAACGCTTTTTTAATTCTCTTAACGCTGATTTTTAAGTGAAACCCCAAAGCAATGACTGCCAAAGCATTATAAACATTGTGCCGTCCCGGGATATTCAAAGAAAAAGTGTCAATTTTTTTACCGTTATGATAAACGTCAAAATATTGTTTGCCGTTCTCGCTGTAAATGTCTTTAGCCGTGACATTGGCTAAATTGTCTATTCCGTACGTAATCCGGCTTCTCATCGTTTTTATTTCCATGGAATTGGCGTCATCGGCATTGCAGATAAAAACTCCCTGCTCCGGCAATTTATCTATGAATGACTGGAAGGTTGATTTAATATGGTCTATGCCGGTATAAAAATCCAAATGGTCTTCTTCAATGTTAGTGAGCAGAATTATTTTAGGTTCAAGGTTCAGCATGTGAGCCCGATATTCGCAGGCCTCTACGACAAAATTTTCCCCCTTGCCAAATCTTAAATTACCATCCGTAAAATTTTCCACCTTACTGCCCACAACCACCAGCGGGTCAAACTTGCCGGCTTCCAAAAGCAAGCCAGCCATAGAAGTGGTAGTTGTTTTGCCGTTAGTTCCACAGATGGCGATAGTATCTTTTTCTTTACTGATTAATCCCAGTACTTCCGGATAACTTAATTGCGGGATGTCAAACTCCCGCGC is from Patescibacteria group bacterium and encodes:
- a CDS encoding GIY-YIG nuclease family protein, which encodes MQHEYYFVYIMANKTNTTLYTGVTGNLPRRIYEHKEKITKGFTARYNINKLIYFEPFDSIEEAIKREKQIKGGSRQKKIELIEKDNPNWKDLYDNLF
- a CDS encoding GrpB family protein, with translation MKKHRPYWLVKYDPIWPRQFAEKKKLILDVLGNEVLAIHHIGSTSIPGMVAKPQIDILVVVKDLRKVHEKATKMADWGFIPRGDYTGIGEEYFTEDDAEGERLTSVHILPEGHPEIKNILAFRDYLLENKKDRELYSAAKKELYRKYADNYPKYGAGKKTIITEICKRVKKCRSK
- a CDS encoding 8-oxo-dGTP diphosphatase, whose translation is MAKKILTLSIIYKNNKILLGMKKRGFGEGRWNGFGGKVEDKEDIKEAARRELREEAGIFAKELEEVGIINFEFKNNPEILEVHFFKADNFEGEPLETEEMKPRWFRVKEIPFEEMWPDDKYWIPLFLDNKRFKGKFLFRDMDKIVDFSLKEVTVL
- the secD gene encoding protein translocase subunit SecD, which translates into the protein MKKFFTKLFSVIFKPTPRGKVRWAVFFILVLAILAVALDAPMYWDKGADWVEDSLKIDVPHFYNLPFRLGLDLLGGTHLVYEADMANIPSAERSDAVAGARDVIERRVNAFGVSEPVIQTTKTGDSWRVVVELAGIKDVHKAIEMIGETPMLEFKEQNKDVRELTAEEKSQLEKNNKEVKIKAEEVLIQALGADEAGFDKLIEEKTEGTVLPMMVSERLFSPIFEAAKKAELNAVYNKLVEMTSGYYIIKPIDRIEEEKEVEASHILICYKGASNCPTELTKDEALAKINEVKSQVTPENFAVLAKTYSNDTGTSSEGGGLGFFGKGKMVPPFEEKVFAMATGEISEPVETDFGYHLIYKSDERSLVEYQVKNIFLKKQTEQDILGPQDPWKVTGLTGVQLKKSMVQFDQNTGAAEVGLEFNDEGKKLFGEITERNVGEPVAIFLDGEALSIPRVNEPIRDGKAVITGDFNIDEAKTLSRRLNAGALPVPIKLVSQQTVGATLGNQSVNDSLTAGLIGILLVMIFMIIYYRLPGFWSSLALIVYGAIVLALFKIIPVTLTLSGIAGFILSIGMAIDANVLIFERLKEELKSGKSLGSAIDDGFKRAWPSIRDSNVTTLISCVILATFTTSIVKGFAITLGVGVIVSMFSAITVSRIFLKLGSNRFSKNWWYGVKNKIE
- the secF gene encoding protein translocase subunit SecF; protein product: MELKIKLNNMQIIKTRKIWFTIAGILALASILALITWGLKPSIDFTGGTLWELSFIERPDNVAIENALQEFNLGTLTIQPVGDQGVIIKSKELNENLHSQIFDKLIKNFEGVSEVRFESVGSLIGKELRNKAVYSILLVLLAIIAYIAYAFRQVSKPVQSWKYGVISVVMLLHDILIVAGIFAFLGHYYNVEIDLTFVAALLTILGFSVNNTIIVFDRTRENLYKLEGSFEEIVNKSVLQSIARSVNTSLTVLLTLGAIYLFGGESIKHFSLALIIGVAIGMFSSIFITSPLLVEWYRLGKSS
- a CDS encoding NUDIX domain-containing protein; amino-acid sequence: MENDKPKVGVGVMIFKDGKILLHKRKGSHGEGEYSFPGGHLEYMESFKDCAKRETREESGIEIKNIKFQYLANVKKYAPKHYVHIGVIADWENGEPKVMEPEKSIGEWDWYEIDNSPEPLFEMCKLAVESYKTKRNYFDL
- the murB gene encoding UDP-N-acetylmuramate dehydrogenase; this translates as MSELNKLQNIKIDEPLAPYTTFKIGGPARYFLEVKDIEELKSAIRAAGEDNLPVFVLSGGSNILVADEGFAGLVIKIDFDELKISADKITAGAGVNLNKLLMFSVNNNLSGLEWAAGIPGTLGGAIRGNAGAWGGEIKDIVESVEVLRNGEIVILDNKSCGFSYRHSDFKNNGDIILRAVLNLKPGDKEASNRKIQEYLTKKTQGQDVSHPTAGCMFKNVYLDKLDGKEKERVSAIVREEFSLKGIIPAGWLIEQCGLKGQIIGGARVSIKHANFILNQNKATAKDILNLTNLIKEKVFAKFGLRLEEEVQFIGF
- a CDS encoding DUF523 domain-containing protein — encoded protein: MKICSACLLGIKCRYDGRGKRNKKVINLFKKEILIPVCPEQLGGLTTPREPAEQKGKKVFTKSGKNISENFTKGAKEVLRIAKLYGVKEAILKQKSPSCGCGKIYDGTFSGKTIKGDGVTAALLKKSGVKVIAEEDL
- the secA gene encoding preprotein translocase subunit SecA codes for the protein MSFLTKIFGDPNEKVLKKVRPIIEKINLLENKFRPMSDEELKSQTARFKAELAQGKTLDDILPEAFAVVREAARRTLGQRHYDVQLIGGIVLHWGQIAEMKTGEGKTLVATLPSYLNALTGAGVHVVTVNDYLSRRDAVWMGQVHNFLGLSVGCIQHESSFVYDASFASAEEDEKRDIEGGFKVRQDFLRPVSRREAYACDILYGTNNEFGFDYLRDNMAINLEQVSQRELNYAIVDEVDSILIDEARTPLIISAPAEESTEQYYQFANLVSQLKENEDYNIDEKMRTATLSAEGISKMEKWLGVDNIYTSGGISTVHHIEQALKAHTLFKIDRDYVVKDGEILIVDEFTGRLMYGRRYSEGLHQAIEAKEGVEIKRESQTMATITFQNLFRLYKKLSGMTGTAVTEAEEFSKIYKLEVSAIPTNKPMIRRDYSDKIYKTEMGKFTAVAKEIKERHTKGQPVLVGTISIEKNEMLSEILEREGVPHQVLNAKHHEKEAEIIAQAGRLGAVTIATNMAGRGVDIVLGGNPPNAEEAKKVCELGGLCVIGTERHESRRIDNQLRGRAGRQGDPGATQFYLSLEDDLMRIFGSDRLKSIMTTLKVPEDMPIQNGLVSKSIESAQTKVEGHHFDIRKHLVEYDDVLNKQREAIYRRRREVLQSDKERETILAMVKKEIEQIVLFHTAHDEEKNWDLEEIKEAVSTIFPLPDDVRLKLDDLREKAGGKEQDAQARDVIINYLYDLALASYKKMAANFSDPALFVMIEKNILLRAIDSLWVEHLDAMSYMRTGIGLRGYGQRDPLVEYKKESFRMYNELVAMIEKEVVYSIYKVGLAQAALAASPFTKNLIMSAPAKTSERTTKNEEGVEKVKKVGRNDPCPCGATKPDGTPKKYKHCCGKNS
- a CDS encoding thymidine kinase, whose protein sequence is MGFQNQTNLTLILGPMKSGKSLHLINHFNSLKDNGTKFLMFHSIKNVRDEKIWSRAGLELDAKKVENLTEVLDSDVPIIGVDELHMFEESEAEIIRKILERGIEVVAAGLNIDYRGETFRLVQNLLELNPKNVFYKKAICEDCGNLEAEYTQVFKNSEPLLSGLPPVIPEDGTYTYKSVCEKCFIRG